A section of the Malania oleifera isolate guangnan ecotype guangnan chromosome 2, ASM2987363v1, whole genome shotgun sequence genome encodes:
- the LOC131149637 gene encoding uncharacterized protein LOC131149637 isoform X1: MATSDGVSYSSLSKLKRDNDKFQYDDDYSDSVWALAESRMTTPSGSKALTQDQPYQFSVESEDFLDGGYDSSEEPCDLVQYNRPPEVNLKNVLSGIFAILTGWNKTSTDTGDLQYSGSNVSFLGSGKNGDSVLTSSVYIPSAPPLLEPSGINYGAYKEVLEADPPEWIPDSFATVCMQCTAPFTALTCGRHHCRFCGGIFCRACSKGRCLLPVKFRERNPQRVCDACYDRLDPLQGILINTISNAAQVAKHDVMDWTCTRGWLNLPVGLSMEHEIYKSCNTLKSYCQVARLNPEKSIPSAVLKGAKGLAILTVAKAGMLVAYKLGTGLVVARRADGSWSAPSAIFSIGLGWGAQVGGELLDYIIVLHDSRAVKTFSSRMHFSFGAGCSAAAGPVGRVLEADLRAGDKGSGMCYTYSCSKGAFVGVSLEGNIVATRMDTNLRFYGDPYLTTSDILLGPVDRPKAAAPLYAALNDLCCKLRC, encoded by the exons ATGGCAACATCTGATGGTGTTTCATACTCTTCACTTTCTAAGCTAAAAAGGGATAATGATAAGTTCCAGTATGATGATGACTATAGTGATTCAGTCTGGGCTTTGGCAGAAAGCAGGATGACCACCCCCTCAGGTTCAAAGGCCTTGACGCAGGATCAACCATACCAATTTTCTGTTGaatctgaagattttctggatgGAGGATATGATTCAAGTGAGGAACCTTGTGATCTGGTGCAATATAATAGGCCGCCAGAGGTGAACTTGAAAAATGTGTTGAGTGGGATATTTGCAATTCTAACTGGTTGGAATAAAACATCTACTGATACTGGAGATCTGCAGTACTCTGGTTCTAATGTTTCATTTCTTGGGTCTGGAAAGAATGGAGACAGTGTCTTGACTTCCTCTGTTTACATACCAAGTGCCCCTCCACTTCTTGAGCCAAGTGGGATAAACTATGGAGCTTACAAAGAGGTTTTGGAGGCTGATCCTCCGGAGTGGATTCCAGACAGTTTCGCTACAGTTTGCATGCAGTGCACTGCTCCATTCACAGCCCTTACCTGCGGCAGACATCATTGTCGCTTTTGTGGAGGGATATTCTGTAGAGCATGTTCAAAGGGGAGGTGCCTATTACCTGTTAAGTTTAGAGAAAGAAATCCACAGAGAGTGTGTGATGCTTGCTATGATAGGCTTGATCCCTTACAAGGAATCCTGATTAACACCATCAGTAATGCTGCACAGGTTGCTAAGCATGATGTAATGGATTGGACTTGTACTAGAGGGTGGCTGAATCTTCCAGTTGGCTTGTCAATGGAACATGAGATATACAAATCATGTAATACATTGAAGAGTTATTGCCAG GTGGCTAGGTTGAACCCTGAGAAATCCATACCTTCAGCAGTTTTGAAAGGAGCCAAGGGTTTGGCAATATTAACTGTTGCTAAAGCTGGAATGCTGGTTGCTTACAAACTTGGTACTGGTTTGGTTGTTGCACGAAGAGCAGATGGATCATGGTCTGCACCGTCAGCTATATTTTCTATTGGTTTAGGATGGGGTGCTCAG GTTGGGGGTGAGCTCCTGGACTACATAATTGTGCTTCATGATTCTAGAGCTGTGAAGACATTTAGCAGTCGCATGCATTTTTCTTTTGGGGCTGGCTGCAGTGCTGCAGCAGGACCTGTTGGGAGAGTGTTGGAAGCGGACCTTCGTGCCGGAGATAAGGGTTCTGGCATGTGCTATACTTACAGTTGTAGCAAAG GTGCATTCGTTGGTGTCTCACTGGAAGGGAATATTGTTGCGACAAGGATGGATACTAATCTACGCTTCTACGGTGATCCTTACCTCACAACATCTGACATTCTTCTCGGTCCCGTAGACAGGCCAAAAGCGGCTGCACCCTTGTACGCTGCGCTCAACGACCTCTGCTGTAAACTAAGATGCTAA
- the LOC131149637 gene encoding uncharacterized protein LOC131149637 isoform X2, with amino-acid sequence MTTPSGSKALTQDQPYQFSVESEDFLDGGYDSSEEPCDLVQYNRPPEVNLKNVLSGIFAILTGWNKTSTDTGDLQYSGSNVSFLGSGKNGDSVLTSSVYIPSAPPLLEPSGINYGAYKEVLEADPPEWIPDSFATVCMQCTAPFTALTCGRHHCRFCGGIFCRACSKGRCLLPVKFRERNPQRVCDACYDRLDPLQGILINTISNAAQVAKHDVMDWTCTRGWLNLPVGLSMEHEIYKSCNTLKSYCQVARLNPEKSIPSAVLKGAKGLAILTVAKAGMLVAYKLGTGLVVARRADGSWSAPSAIFSIGLGWGAQVGGELLDYIIVLHDSRAVKTFSSRMHFSFGAGCSAAAGPVGRVLEADLRAGDKGSGMCYTYSCSKGAFVGVSLEGNIVATRMDTNLRFYGDPYLTTSDILLGPVDRPKAAAPLYAALNDLCCKLRC; translated from the exons ATGACCACCCCCTCAGGTTCAAAGGCCTTGACGCAGGATCAACCATACCAATTTTCTGTTGaatctgaagattttctggatgGAGGATATGATTCAAGTGAGGAACCTTGTGATCTGGTGCAATATAATAGGCCGCCAGAGGTGAACTTGAAAAATGTGTTGAGTGGGATATTTGCAATTCTAACTGGTTGGAATAAAACATCTACTGATACTGGAGATCTGCAGTACTCTGGTTCTAATGTTTCATTTCTTGGGTCTGGAAAGAATGGAGACAGTGTCTTGACTTCCTCTGTTTACATACCAAGTGCCCCTCCACTTCTTGAGCCAAGTGGGATAAACTATGGAGCTTACAAAGAGGTTTTGGAGGCTGATCCTCCGGAGTGGATTCCAGACAGTTTCGCTACAGTTTGCATGCAGTGCACTGCTCCATTCACAGCCCTTACCTGCGGCAGACATCATTGTCGCTTTTGTGGAGGGATATTCTGTAGAGCATGTTCAAAGGGGAGGTGCCTATTACCTGTTAAGTTTAGAGAAAGAAATCCACAGAGAGTGTGTGATGCTTGCTATGATAGGCTTGATCCCTTACAAGGAATCCTGATTAACACCATCAGTAATGCTGCACAGGTTGCTAAGCATGATGTAATGGATTGGACTTGTACTAGAGGGTGGCTGAATCTTCCAGTTGGCTTGTCAATGGAACATGAGATATACAAATCATGTAATACATTGAAGAGTTATTGCCAG GTGGCTAGGTTGAACCCTGAGAAATCCATACCTTCAGCAGTTTTGAAAGGAGCCAAGGGTTTGGCAATATTAACTGTTGCTAAAGCTGGAATGCTGGTTGCTTACAAACTTGGTACTGGTTTGGTTGTTGCACGAAGAGCAGATGGATCATGGTCTGCACCGTCAGCTATATTTTCTATTGGTTTAGGATGGGGTGCTCAG GTTGGGGGTGAGCTCCTGGACTACATAATTGTGCTTCATGATTCTAGAGCTGTGAAGACATTTAGCAGTCGCATGCATTTTTCTTTTGGGGCTGGCTGCAGTGCTGCAGCAGGACCTGTTGGGAGAGTGTTGGAAGCGGACCTTCGTGCCGGAGATAAGGGTTCTGGCATGTGCTATACTTACAGTTGTAGCAAAG GTGCATTCGTTGGTGTCTCACTGGAAGGGAATATTGTTGCGACAAGGATGGATACTAATCTACGCTTCTACGGTGATCCTTACCTCACAACATCTGACATTCTTCTCGGTCCCGTAGACAGGCCAAAAGCGGCTGCACCCTTGTACGCTGCGCTCAACGACCTCTGCTGTAAACTAAGATGCTAA